In one window of Skermanella rosea DNA:
- a CDS encoding aspartate carbamoyltransferase: MTFPPRAPGRPRHLLALQGMAAAELTILLDRADDPPTDRPLAGRRAGGLFPAGDDSLRAAFETAVRRLGGEPSGDVSGCAAALVRHARPGGASWVASRAPCAIVNAGDGGHEDPVHALADAVAMRRRLGDLRGRVVVLAGDILHHGAAFSSIHMLNALGAFVRVVAPPTLLPPDIDRLGAEVHHVPADGLRRADAVVRYPLDVRRSLGTLVPSQREFDEIYCIDAGAPLIEADQATLASAIAACLDHVTREVA; this comes from the coding sequence ATGACCTTCCCGCCGCGCGCTCCCGGTCGCCCCCGCCATCTGCTGGCCCTGCAAGGCATGGCGGCCGCGGAGCTGACAATCCTGCTCGACCGTGCCGACGATCCGCCGACGGATCGGCCGCTCGCCGGGCGCCGCGCCGGCGGCCTGTTCCCGGCCGGCGACGACTCCCTCCGGGCGGCGTTCGAAACGGCGGTGCGCCGCCTCGGCGGCGAGCCTTCCGGTGATGTTTCGGGCTGCGCGGCGGCGCTCGTCCGGCATGCCCGACCCGGCGGCGCCTCGTGGGTGGCGAGTCGCGCCCCTTGCGCGATCGTCAACGCGGGAGACGGCGGCCACGAGGATCCCGTCCACGCGCTGGCCGACGCTGTGGCGATGCGCCGCCGCCTCGGCGACCTGCGGGGCCGCGTGGTGGTGCTCGCCGGCGATATCCTGCACCACGGCGCGGCATTCTCCTCGATCCACATGCTGAACGCGCTGGGCGCCTTCGTCCGCGTGGTGGCACCGCCGACCCTGCTGCCGCCGGACATCGACCGGCTGGGCGCGGAAGTCCATCACGTCCCGGCCGACGGCCTTCGCAGGGCCGACGCGGTGGTCCGTTACCCGCTCGACGTCCGGCGGTCGCTCGGGACCCTCGTTCCGTCGCAGCGGGAGTTCGACGAGATCTACTGTATCGATGCCGGGGCGCCCCTGATCGAAGCCGATCAGGCGACCCTCGCCTCGGCGATCGCCGCCTGCCTCGACCACGTCACCCGCGAGGTCGCGTGA
- a CDS encoding dihydroorotase has product MARRMAYRNARLLDPATGLDAVGTLLTEGGTIADFGPGLLADGVPDGIEAIDLGGQCLAPGLIDMRVTTGEREEATHEAAAAGGVTAMVCLPPGGDETGSPVRVYRYGRATDGASGLAEMGLAARSGALAFTDGEAVIAEAAVMLRVLRYAGALGRPVVQHPEEPSLAEGGQMNAGEVATRMGLPGIPAQAEVILIERDLRLVELTGTRYHVAHVSTGAAVDVLRDAKRRGLPVTCDTAPAYFALTETDVIGYRTAAKLSPPLRGEMDRRAIVEGLADGTIDAIASDHRPQPDDRKDVPFVDAACGIVGLETLLPLVLELVHNGKLPLLRALAALTCNPADLLGLPLGRLAPGRAADLTVFDPDRLWRVDVARFRSRSRNSAFDRRPVTGRATRTIVGGVTVFDLDA; this is encoded by the coding sequence ATGGCGCGGCGCATGGCGTACCGGAACGCAAGGCTGCTGGACCCGGCCACCGGCCTCGATGCCGTGGGAACCTTGCTGACCGAGGGCGGGACGATCGCGGACTTCGGTCCCGGCCTGTTGGCCGACGGCGTGCCGGACGGGATCGAAGCAATCGATCTCGGCGGCCAGTGCCTGGCGCCGGGCCTGATCGACATGCGGGTGACAACCGGCGAACGGGAGGAGGCGACCCACGAGGCCGCCGCCGCCGGCGGCGTCACCGCCATGGTCTGCCTGCCGCCGGGCGGCGACGAAACCGGCTCCCCCGTCCGGGTCTACCGTTACGGCCGCGCCACCGATGGCGCGAGCGGCCTCGCCGAGATGGGGCTCGCCGCCCGCTCCGGCGCCCTGGCCTTCACGGACGGGGAAGCCGTGATCGCCGAGGCGGCCGTCATGCTCCGCGTGCTGCGCTATGCCGGCGCCCTCGGTCGCCCGGTCGTCCAGCACCCGGAGGAACCCAGCCTCGCCGAGGGCGGTCAGATGAATGCCGGCGAGGTGGCGACCCGCATGGGCCTGCCCGGCATCCCGGCCCAGGCCGAGGTCATCCTGATCGAACGCGACCTGCGCCTGGTCGAGCTGACGGGGACCCGCTACCATGTCGCCCATGTGTCGACCGGGGCGGCGGTGGATGTCCTGCGCGACGCCAAGCGGCGCGGCCTGCCGGTCACCTGCGACACGGCGCCGGCCTACTTCGCCCTGACCGAGACCGACGTGATCGGCTACCGAACCGCCGCCAAGCTGTCCCCGCCGCTTCGCGGGGAGATGGACCGCCGCGCCATCGTGGAAGGCCTCGCGGACGGCACGATCGACGCCATCGCCAGCGACCACAGGCCCCAGCCGGACGACCGCAAGGACGTTCCCTTCGTCGACGCCGCCTGCGGCATCGTCGGACTGGAAACCCTGCTGCCGCTGGTTCTGGAACTGGTCCATAACGGCAAGCTGCCGCTGCTGCGGGCCCTGGCCGCCCTGACCTGCAATCCGGCCGACCTGCTGGGCCTGCCGCTGGGGCGGCTCGCCCCGGGGCGAGCCGCCGACCTCACCGTCTTCGACCCCGACCGGCTGTGGCGGGTCGATGTCGCCCGTTTCCGAAGCCGCTCCCGCAACTCGGCTTTCGACCGTCGTCCCGTCACCGGCCGCGCCACCCGCACCATCGTCGGCGGCGTCACCGTCTTCGACCTGGACGCATGA
- the plsY gene encoding glycerol-3-phosphate 1-O-acyltransferase PlsY — MPDPISWGFSWPYLLAAAIAGYLLGSIPFGLVLSRIAGYGDIRKIGSGNIGATNVLRTGNKPLAALTLVLDSGKGAFAVLVASQFGPDTAVLAGAGAMLGHTFPVWLGFNGGKGVATALGVLLAVSWPVGVIACLTWLLVAFALRYSSLSALVALGISPLTGWYFAGPQVGQLCAFIAVLVYIRHHANIRRLLKGEEPRIGSKKKAESAS; from the coding sequence ATGCCCGATCCGATAAGCTGGGGTTTCTCCTGGCCCTACCTGCTCGCCGCCGCCATCGCGGGATATCTCCTGGGGTCGATCCCGTTCGGCCTGGTGCTGTCCCGGATCGCCGGCTACGGCGATATCCGGAAGATCGGTTCCGGCAATATCGGCGCCACCAACGTCCTGCGCACCGGCAACAAACCGCTCGCGGCCCTCACCCTGGTCCTGGACAGCGGCAAGGGCGCCTTCGCCGTGCTGGTTGCCAGTCAGTTCGGCCCCGACACGGCCGTGCTGGCGGGAGCCGGGGCGATGCTCGGGCACACCTTTCCGGTCTGGCTCGGCTTCAACGGTGGCAAGGGCGTGGCGACCGCCCTCGGCGTGCTGCTGGCGGTCTCCTGGCCCGTCGGGGTGATCGCCTGCCTCACCTGGCTGCTGGTCGCCTTCGCGCTCCGCTACTCTTCCCTGTCGGCACTGGTGGCACTAGGCATCAGCCCGCTGACCGGCTGGTACTTCGCGGGGCCGCAGGTAGGCCAGCTCTGCGCCTTCATCGCGGTGCTGGTCTATATCCGCCACCATGCCAACATCCGCCGCCTGCTCAAAGGCGAGGAGCCCAGGATCGGGTCGAAGAAGAAAGCGGAATCCGCATCCTGA
- a CDS encoding universal stress protein, translating into MPIKSILLHMANDEQHADRLHRGIELAKRFDAYLEILYIATPVTMPAGITGRGASYAYLAEATAIAHEKAEEIEHEVRNHCADVTYSFRVEEGDHVALLARRTPFVDLAVVSQSHPANLEDRVRLQIPDQLPMQAVCPTIVLPWERRIPTSGKHTLIAWKNTREAGRAVRDAIPFLSDAAAVTVLTIERPGKPDSSGQEICEYLVKHGVNVGLRNNINDNDASVGEIILQVAQELDCDALVMGAYGHSRLRELIIGGVTRHILGHMDLPVLMSH; encoded by the coding sequence ATGCCGATCAAATCCATCCTGCTTCACATGGCCAACGACGAGCAGCACGCCGACCGCCTGCACCGCGGGATCGAGCTGGCCAAGCGCTTCGATGCTTATCTTGAGATCCTGTACATCGCGACTCCCGTCACGATGCCGGCCGGGATCACCGGCCGGGGCGCCTCCTACGCCTACCTCGCCGAGGCGACGGCCATCGCCCACGAGAAGGCGGAGGAGATCGAGCACGAGGTCAGGAACCATTGCGCCGACGTGACCTACTCCTTCCGGGTCGAGGAGGGCGACCACGTGGCCCTGCTGGCCCGGCGGACCCCGTTCGTCGATCTGGCCGTGGTCAGCCAGTCGCATCCCGCGAACCTGGAGGACCGCGTCCGGCTCCAGATTCCCGACCAGCTTCCGATGCAGGCCGTCTGCCCGACGATCGTCCTGCCGTGGGAGCGGCGGATCCCGACTTCCGGCAAGCACACGCTGATCGCCTGGAAGAACACGCGCGAGGCGGGTCGCGCCGTGCGCGACGCGATCCCCTTCCTGTCCGACGCCGCAGCCGTGACCGTCCTGACCATCGAGCGGCCGGGCAAGCCCGACTCGTCGGGCCAGGAGATCTGCGAATACCTGGTCAAGCACGGCGTCAATGTCGGCTTGCGCAACAACATCAACGACAACGACGCGAGCGTCGGCGAGATCATCCTGCAGGTCGCGCAGGAACTGGACTGCGATGCCCTGGTGATGGGTGCCTACGGCCACTCCCGCCTGCGCGAGCTGATCATCGGCGGGGTGACCAGGCATATCCTGGGCCACATGGACTTGCCCGTCCTGATGTCGCACTGA
- a CDS encoding sodium:proton antiporter — protein sequence MTAPLRRIVGAPGALVALIISCLVLTFPGLAAAAEAVGEHGGAPHLEGAALGLIWVLPFAGILLSIALFPLLAPNIWHHHFGKISAFWALSFLVPFALTYGFDLALYEVLHTVLLEYIPFIVLLLALFTVAGGVRVTGSLAGTPMVNTGMLFLGTVIASWMGTTGAAMLLIRPLLKANEGRRHKVHVVVFFIFLVANIGGSLTPLGDPPLFLGFLKGVDFFWTTRHMLLPMALISAILLAIFFAMDSFLYAKEPPRKEKPRDAEKLGIEGGINILLLGGVVAAVLLSGVWKPGIGFEVYHVHVDIQNVARDVLLIGIALLSLKLTSNESRQLNAFSWFPILEVAKLFAGIFLTIIPAIAILRAGTDGALSGIVTAVTTPDGQPVNYMYFWATGVLSSFLDNAPTYLVFFNTAGGDPMHLMHDVPNTLLAISAGAVFMGANTYIGNAPNFMVKAIAEERGVNMPSFFGYMAWSGLILVPLFALTTVVFFL from the coding sequence GTGACAGCACCCCTCCGCCGCATCGTGGGTGCGCCCGGCGCCCTCGTTGCGCTGATCATCTCCTGCCTCGTGCTCACCTTCCCCGGTCTCGCGGCAGCGGCCGAGGCGGTGGGGGAGCATGGCGGCGCCCCCCATCTGGAAGGGGCCGCGCTCGGGCTGATATGGGTCCTGCCGTTCGCGGGGATCCTGCTCTCCATAGCACTCTTCCCGCTGCTCGCGCCGAACATCTGGCACCATCATTTCGGCAAGATATCGGCCTTCTGGGCGCTGTCCTTCCTGGTCCCGTTCGCCCTGACATATGGATTTGACCTCGCCCTTTACGAGGTCCTCCATACCGTCCTGCTGGAATACATCCCGTTCATCGTGCTGTTGCTGGCCCTGTTCACCGTGGCCGGCGGGGTCCGGGTGACCGGAAGCCTGGCCGGCACGCCGATGGTCAATACCGGGATGCTGTTTCTCGGCACCGTGATCGCGAGTTGGATGGGCACGACCGGGGCCGCCATGCTGCTGATCCGCCCGCTGCTGAAGGCCAACGAAGGGCGGCGCCACAAGGTGCACGTGGTCGTCTTCTTCATCTTCCTGGTCGCCAACATCGGCGGGTCGCTGACACCCCTGGGCGACCCGCCGCTGTTCCTGGGCTTCCTGAAGGGCGTCGACTTCTTCTGGACGACGCGGCACATGCTGCTGCCCATGGCGCTGATCTCCGCAATCCTGCTGGCGATCTTCTTCGCCATGGACAGCTTCCTCTATGCCAAGGAACCGCCTCGGAAGGAGAAGCCCCGGGACGCCGAGAAGCTGGGGATCGAGGGCGGGATCAATATCCTGCTGCTGGGGGGCGTGGTCGCCGCGGTGCTGCTCAGCGGCGTGTGGAAGCCGGGCATCGGTTTCGAGGTTTACCATGTGCATGTGGACATCCAGAACGTCGCGCGGGACGTCCTGCTGATCGGCATCGCGCTGTTGTCGCTGAAGCTGACCAGCAACGAGAGCCGGCAGCTGAACGCCTTCAGCTGGTTCCCGATCCTGGAAGTCGCCAAGCTGTTCGCCGGGATCTTCCTGACGATCATCCCGGCCATCGCGATCCTGCGCGCAGGAACCGACGGCGCGCTCAGCGGCATCGTCACCGCCGTCACGACGCCGGACGGGCAACCGGTCAACTACATGTATTTCTGGGCGACCGGCGTCCTGTCGAGCTTCCTGGACAATGCGCCGACATACCTGGTGTTCTTCAACACGGCGGGCGGCGACCCGATGCACCTGATGCACGACGTGCCGAACACGCTGTTGGCGATCTCGGCCGGCGCGGTGTTCATGGGCGCCAACACCTATATCGGCAATGCGCCCAACTTCATGGTCAAGGCGATCGCGGAGGAGCGAGGAGTCAACATGCCCAGCTTCTTCGGCTACATGGCATGGTCGGGGCTGATCCTGGTGCCCCTGTTCGCGCTGACGACGGTGGTGTTCTTCCTGTAG
- a CDS encoding DUF1850 domain-containing protein produces MAAPVIALCIALAGASSAGAPLARLPVEAFSLGWTHSVERIEWREDWRISDGRLLVEEARVRGSGAGMEVPEGAKLVDGSWVFRPGVPPLDRLDLANSGFTADYRLCSAEGCQDLAALTGVTDRPLTLFACPAG; encoded by the coding sequence ATGGCGGCTCCCGTGATCGCCCTGTGCATCGCCCTGGCCGGCGCTTCATCCGCGGGCGCGCCGCTGGCGCGCCTTCCGGTCGAAGCCTTCTCCCTGGGATGGACCCACTCGGTCGAGAGGATCGAGTGGCGCGAGGACTGGCGCATTTCGGACGGGCGCCTCCTGGTCGAGGAGGCGCGCGTGCGCGGCAGCGGCGCCGGGATGGAGGTGCCGGAGGGCGCCAAGCTGGTCGACGGCTCCTGGGTCTTCCGGCCCGGGGTTCCGCCGCTCGACCGCCTCGACCTCGCCAATTCCGGCTTCACCGCCGACTACCGCCTCTGTTCCGCGGAGGGCTGCCAAGATTTGGCAGCCCTTACCGGGGTCACGGACCGGCCCCTGACGCTTTTCGCCTGCCCGGCCGGATAA
- a CDS encoding TRAP transporter permease — protein sequence MAANTEAEILQPGHGPAETSSPLHAGPTDRSTSTGKVIFAIAVVFSLFQVYTASYTPLSSLVVRSLHVGFLLLLTFALCASLRRGRGGAFWTDWAIGVLGFAIGLYHWYFENDLLLRAGDPSTTDIVVGFVGIALVFEAARRIMGIALPIVCGVFLAYALFGEYLPAPLDHRGYGFDQVIDQMFLGTEGIYGTPIFVSSTYIFLFILFGSFLERAGMISLFTDVAMGTVGHQRGGPAKVAVVSSALMGTINGSGVANVVTTGQFTIPLMKRFGYRPAFAGAVEATASMGGQIMPPVMGAVAFIMAETINVPYVEIVKAAIIPAILYFATVLWMVHLEAGRLSLMGLPKKDCPSPLAAIREKWYLVLPLAVLVYLLFSGYTPLFAGTVGLGLTALIILGTSVASLLGPLALRVVFWIVLGFAASAFFQYGITAVYLLILALIAVNLVTHGGRETLKLSIESLAEGARNALSVGVACALVGVIIGTMTLTGLGSNFVRVIVSVGEGSLFLSLVLTMLTCLVLGMGIPTIPNYIITSSLVGPALLDLGVPLIVSHMFVFYFGIMADLTPPVALAAFAAAPIARAGGLQIGLQCMRIAVAGFVVPFMAVYAPALMLQTDDPIATVYIVVKALISIGLWGAASIGYLRARLNVLERIWATAAAFLLVVALPITDELGLALSAAFVAFHWWRTRKAVEGQRVDRTV from the coding sequence ATGGCGGCCAATACCGAAGCCGAGATCCTTCAGCCCGGCCACGGTCCGGCGGAGACTTCCAGTCCGCTGCATGCCGGGCCGACCGACAGGTCTACGTCCACCGGGAAGGTGATCTTCGCGATCGCGGTGGTCTTCTCCCTGTTCCAGGTCTACACCGCATCCTACACGCCGCTGTCCAGCCTCGTGGTCCGGTCGCTGCACGTGGGTTTCCTGCTGCTGCTGACCTTCGCCCTGTGCGCCTCGCTCCGGCGGGGGCGCGGCGGCGCGTTCTGGACGGACTGGGCCATCGGCGTCCTGGGTTTCGCAATCGGGCTCTACCACTGGTACTTCGAGAATGATCTGCTGCTGCGGGCCGGCGATCCCAGCACGACGGACATCGTGGTCGGGTTCGTCGGCATCGCGCTGGTGTTCGAGGCGGCGCGGCGGATCATGGGCATCGCCCTGCCGATCGTCTGCGGCGTCTTCCTGGCGTACGCGCTGTTCGGCGAGTACCTGCCGGCGCCGCTGGACCATCGCGGCTACGGCTTCGACCAGGTGATCGACCAGATGTTCCTGGGCACGGAGGGCATCTACGGCACGCCGATCTTCGTGTCCTCGACCTATATCTTCCTGTTCATCCTGTTCGGCAGCTTCCTGGAACGCGCCGGGATGATCAGCCTGTTCACCGACGTCGCGATGGGGACCGTGGGCCACCAGCGCGGCGGTCCCGCGAAGGTGGCCGTGGTGTCGTCGGCGCTGATGGGCACGATCAACGGCTCGGGCGTCGCCAACGTGGTGACCACGGGGCAGTTCACCATCCCGCTGATGAAGCGTTTCGGCTACCGCCCGGCCTTCGCCGGCGCGGTCGAGGCGACAGCCAGCATGGGCGGCCAGATCATGCCGCCGGTGATGGGCGCCGTCGCCTTCATCATGGCCGAGACGATCAACGTTCCCTACGTGGAGATCGTCAAGGCGGCGATCATCCCGGCGATCCTGTATTTCGCGACCGTGCTGTGGATGGTCCACCTGGAGGCCGGCCGGCTCAGCCTGATGGGCCTGCCCAAGAAGGACTGCCCCAGCCCCCTGGCCGCCATTCGGGAGAAATGGTACCTGGTGCTGCCGCTGGCAGTCCTGGTGTACCTGCTGTTCTCGGGCTACACGCCGCTGTTCGCCGGCACCGTGGGGCTTGGATTGACGGCCCTGATCATCCTGGGAACGTCGGTCGCGTCGCTGCTGGGACCATTGGCACTCCGCGTCGTCTTCTGGATCGTGCTCGGATTCGCGGCATCCGCCTTCTTCCAGTACGGCATCACGGCCGTCTACCTGCTGATCCTGGCGCTGATCGCGGTGAACCTGGTTACCCACGGCGGGCGAGAAACCCTGAAGCTTTCCATCGAGAGCCTGGCCGAGGGTGCCCGCAACGCTCTGAGCGTCGGCGTCGCCTGCGCGCTGGTCGGCGTGATCATCGGCACCATGACCCTGACCGGGCTGGGATCGAACTTCGTCCGCGTGATCGTGTCGGTGGGCGAAGGCAGCCTGTTCCTCAGCCTCGTGCTCACCATGCTGACCTGCCTGGTGCTGGGCATGGGCATCCCGACCATCCCCAACTACATCATCACCAGCTCGTTGGTGGGGCCGGCGCTGCTCGATCTCGGGGTGCCGCTGATCGTCAGCCACATGTTCGTGTTCTATTTCGGCATCATGGCCGACCTGACCCCGCCGGTGGCGCTGGCGGCCTTCGCTGCCGCCCCGATCGCGCGGGCCGGCGGTTTGCAGATCGGCCTGCAATGCATGCGCATAGCGGTCGCCGGCTTCGTCGTGCCCTTCATGGCGGTCTATGCGCCGGCCCTGATGCTCCAGACCGACGACCCGATCGCCACCGTCTACATCGTCGTGAAGGCGCTGATCTCGATCGGGCTATGGGGAGCCGCATCGATCGGCTATCTGCGGGCCCGGCTGAACGTGCTGGAGCGGATCTGGGCGACGGCGGCTGCATTCCTGCTGGTGGTGGCCCTGCCGATCACGGACGAGCTCGGGCTTGCCCTGTCCGCCGCCTTCGTCGCGTTCCACTGGTGGCGGACGCGCAAGGCCGTGGAAGGACAGCGGGTTGACCGGACCGTCTGA
- a CDS encoding TAXI family TRAP transporter solute-binding subunit, giving the protein MMKRMLLAAATAAFMAVGVAAPGTGGARADEFVNVLTGGTSGVYYPLGVALSKIYADKIPEARTSVQSTKASVENLNLLQQGRGEVGFSLGDSVAAAWAGDEEAGFKSKLSKIRGMAAIYPNFIQIVARGDSGIKTLQDLKGKRVSVGAPRSGTELNARAIFKAAGMTYEDFGKVEYLPFAESVELVKNRQIDATLQSAGLGVASIRDLAATNPITIVPIPADVVSGVGNPVYVAETIPAGTYDGQTEDVPTAAVVNFLVTHTGVSDDLVYQMTKSMYENLGALASAHATAKDIKPEEGVKGMPIPLHAGAEKYFREAGILK; this is encoded by the coding sequence ATGATGAAGAGGATGCTCCTTGCCGCCGCGACGGCAGCATTCATGGCGGTCGGCGTGGCCGCGCCGGGGACGGGCGGGGCGAGAGCCGACGAGTTCGTCAACGTCCTGACGGGCGGCACCAGCGGCGTTTATTATCCGCTGGGCGTGGCGCTCTCCAAGATCTATGCGGACAAGATCCCCGAGGCTCGGACCTCTGTCCAATCGACCAAGGCGTCGGTCGAGAACCTCAACCTGCTCCAGCAGGGCCGCGGCGAGGTGGGGTTCTCGCTCGGTGACTCCGTCGCCGCCGCGTGGGCCGGCGACGAGGAGGCCGGCTTCAAGAGCAAGCTTTCCAAGATCCGCGGCATGGCCGCGATCTATCCGAACTTCATCCAGATCGTCGCCCGCGGCGACAGCGGGATCAAGACGCTTCAGGATCTGAAGGGCAAGCGGGTCTCGGTCGGGGCGCCGCGCTCCGGCACCGAGCTGAACGCCCGCGCCATCTTCAAGGCCGCCGGGATGACCTACGAGGACTTCGGCAAGGTCGAGTACCTGCCCTTCGCCGAGTCGGTCGAGCTGGTCAAGAACCGCCAGATCGACGCCACGCTCCAGTCCGCCGGCCTGGGCGTCGCCTCGATCCGCGACCTCGCCGCGACCAACCCGATCACCATCGTGCCGATCCCGGCCGACGTCGTGTCCGGCGTGGGCAACCCGGTCTACGTGGCGGAGACCATTCCGGCCGGCACCTATGACGGCCAGACCGAGGATGTGCCGACCGCGGCCGTCGTCAATTTCCTGGTGACCCATACCGGCGTCAGCGACGACCTGGTCTACCAGATGACCAAGTCGATGTACGAGAACCTGGGGGCGCTGGCCTCGGCCCATGCGACGGCCAAGGACATCAAGCCCGAAGAGGGCGTCAAGGGCATGCCGATCCCGCTGCATGCCGGTGCCGAGAAATACTTCCGCGAAGCCGGCATCTTGAAGTGA
- a CDS encoding SRPBCC family protein, producing MDMTGEYRISAPRSRVWEALNDPEILKQCIPGCEEIQKQSDTEMTAKVTAKVGPVKAKFAGKVTLSDINPPNGYTITGEGSGGAAGFGKGGAKVNLADAGPDTVLTYTAHAQVGGKLAQIGSRLIDGTARKMADDFFAKFTEVVGRPADAPVAEPAVIEASRAEASPVVESPAASASPAVEDTLVQPAAALSSETAAVPPPAPARTEAPAPATAEQSRGLQPMIWIPLVIVMVGALLWVFT from the coding sequence ATGGACATGACCGGAGAATACAGAATCTCCGCACCCCGTTCGCGGGTTTGGGAAGCGCTCAACGATCCCGAGATCCTGAAGCAATGCATCCCCGGCTGCGAGGAGATCCAGAAGCAGTCCGACACCGAGATGACCGCGAAGGTGACCGCCAAGGTCGGCCCGGTGAAGGCCAAGTTCGCGGGCAAGGTGACGCTCAGCGACATCAATCCTCCCAACGGCTACACCATCACCGGCGAGGGCAGCGGCGGGGCCGCCGGCTTCGGCAAGGGCGGGGCCAAGGTCAACCTCGCCGACGCCGGTCCCGACACGGTGCTGACCTACACAGCCCACGCCCAGGTCGGCGGCAAGCTGGCCCAGATCGGCTCCCGCCTGATCGACGGCACGGCGCGCAAGATGGCGGACGACTTCTTCGCCAAGTTCACCGAGGTGGTCGGCCGCCCGGCGGATGCGCCGGTCGCGGAACCGGCGGTGATCGAAGCGTCCAGGGCCGAAGCCTCCCCCGTCGTCGAGTCCCCGGCGGCTTCAGCTTCCCCGGCGGTCGAGGACACCCTGGTGCAGCCGGCCGCCGCCCTGAGCAGCGAGACGGCGGCCGTCCCGCCGCCGGCACCCGCCCGGACGGAAGCTCCGGCACCCGCCACGGCCGAGCAGAGCCGCGGCCTGCAGCCGATGATCTGGATTCCGCTGGTCATCGTCATGGTCGGCGCCCTTCTCTGGGTTTTTACCTGA
- a CDS encoding (2Fe-2S)-binding protein: MPTVSLQVNGKSVSREVEGRTLLVQLLRDHLGLTGTHVGCDTSQCGACVVHVDGRSVKSCTMLAVQAEGAEVTTIEGLAAADGTLHPMQAAFREHHGLQCGFCTPGMVMSAVDLAQTHGQLDETTVREGLEGNICRCTGYHNIVKAVLAGAEAMRAGVPKAAE; this comes from the coding sequence ATGCCAACCGTTTCCTTGCAGGTTAACGGCAAGTCCGTATCGCGCGAGGTCGAAGGGCGCACACTGCTGGTGCAGCTTCTGCGCGACCATCTCGGACTGACCGGCACCCATGTCGGCTGCGACACCAGCCAGTGCGGCGCCTGCGTCGTCCATGTGGACGGCCGCTCGGTCAAGAGCTGCACCATGCTGGCGGTCCAGGCCGAGGGCGCGGAAGTCACCACGATCGAGGGCCTGGCGGCGGCCGACGGCACGCTGCACCCGATGCAGGCGGCCTTCCGCGAGCATCACGGCCTGCAATGCGGCTTCTGTACGCCCGGCATGGTGATGAGCGCCGTGGACCTGGCGCAGACCCACGGGCAGTTGGACGAGACGACCGTCCGCGAGGGGCTGGAGGGCAACATCTGCCGCTGCACCGGATACCACAACATCGTCAAGGCCGTGCTGGCGGGGGCGGAGGCGATGCGCGCCGGCGTTCCCAAGGCCGCCGAGTAA
- a CDS encoding FAD binding domain-containing protein, whose amino-acid sequence MYAFEYHRPTTLAEAAQLASGNEDAKILAGGQTLIPTLKQRLAQPSDVVDLGGIAELRGICEDGDTLVIGATTPHAEVAASAVVRRLIPALAKLAEGIGDAQVRNRGTLGGSICNNDPSADYPAALVGLGATVRTTTRKIAAEDFFTGMFETALEPNEIVTAVSFPRPGKAAYVKFPNPASRYATVGVFVAETGGGVRVAVTGAAPSVYRWTEAEQALSGGLNPAALDGLTVDPDGLNADIHASAEYRASLVKVMAKRAVAASA is encoded by the coding sequence ATGTACGCATTCGAGTATCACCGCCCGACGACGCTGGCCGAAGCCGCCCAGCTCGCTTCCGGCAACGAGGACGCCAAGATCCTGGCCGGCGGCCAGACCCTGATCCCGACGCTGAAGCAGCGTCTGGCCCAGCCGAGCGACGTGGTCGACCTGGGGGGCATTGCCGAGTTGCGCGGCATCTGCGAGGACGGCGACACCCTGGTGATCGGCGCCACCACGCCGCATGCCGAGGTGGCGGCGAGCGCCGTGGTCAGGCGCCTGATCCCGGCGCTGGCGAAGCTGGCGGAAGGGATCGGCGACGCCCAGGTGCGCAACCGCGGCACCCTCGGCGGGTCGATCTGCAACAACGACCCCTCGGCCGACTATCCCGCCGCCCTGGTCGGGCTGGGCGCCACCGTCCGCACCACGACGCGGAAGATCGCGGCGGAGGATTTCTTCACCGGCATGTTCGAGACGGCGCTGGAGCCGAACGAGATCGTGACGGCGGTGTCCTTCCCGAGGCCGGGCAAGGCGGCCTACGTCAAGTTTCCCAACCCGGCCAGCCGCTACGCCACGGTCGGCGTGTTCGTCGCCGAGACCGGCGGAGGGGTCCGGGTGGCGGTCACCGGCGCCGCGCCATCGGTGTACCGCTGGACCGAGGCCGAGCAGGCCCTGTCCGGCGGCCTGAACCCGGCGGCGCTGGACGGGCTGACGGTCGATCCCGACGGGCTGAACGCCGACATCCATGCCAGCGCCGAGTACCGGGCCAGTCTGGTCAAGGTCATGGCAAAGCGGGCGGTCGCGGCCAGCGCCTGA